The genomic stretch AGGCTACAAGCCCGGCGATCAGGTCAAAATCGCTCTCGACTGTGCCTCTTCGGAATTCTTCGACGGCAAGAAGTACAACCTCGAAGGCACCAGCTACGATTCGGCTGGCTTCGTGGAATTGCTCGCCAGCTGGGTCGACAAGTACCCGATCTGCTCGATCGAAGACGGCTGCGGCGAAGACGACTGGGACGGCTGGAAGATGCTGACCGACGCCGTCGGCGATCGCTGCCAGCTCGTCGGCGACGACCTGTTCGTGACCAACTCGAAGCGTCTCCAGCGCGGTATCGATGGTGGCATCGCCAACAGCATCCTGGTCAAAGTGAACCAGATCGGCACGCTGACCGAAACTATCGAAGCGGTGAACCTGGCTTACCGCAACAAGTACACGGCCGTGATGAGCCACCGTTCGGGCGAAACCGAAGACACGACGATCGCCGACCTGGCCGTCGCTCTCGGCACCGGTCAGATCAAAACCGGCTCGGCCAGCCGCACCGACCGCATCGCCAAGTACAATCAGTTGCTGCGAATCGAAGAGATCCTCGGCCACACCGCTCAGTACGGCGGAACGATCTCCTAAGGAACTCCAAACGGGTGCCACCGCTGGCTTGCCCAGCAGTGCTGCTCTGAATCCGAATCCACCCTCCGGGGTGCCATGCCCACGCTTGCGTGGGCATGTTTCGTTTCAGAGGGGAACGTCGACTCTCAGCTCACGGCAGTTTCTACTTCATCCCTCTCAGCCAACTGTGATACATTTCCTGCCTGTCCGAACGAATGTCTTACTGGAAGATTCCTGAATGGTTCCCCCAAAATACACGGCGATTATCCGACGAGACGGAAACTTCTGGATCGGCTGGATTGAGGAGGTCCCCGGCGTCAATTCCCAGGGCGAAACCCGAGAAGAACTCCTCTCCAACCTTCGCGAAGCTCTTTCTGAAGCGTTGGAAATGAGTCGAGTTTGAGTCGGCGGTGCCATGCCCACGCTTGCGTGGGCATGTTTCGTTTCCGGGGGGAATCCCATTGCGGTTCCGTCTCGATTCCGGACAATTGAGTCTCAGAACATCGATGTCATCGCCCTCTTCGCGGCCACGGGAAGGAACGGCATGCACGAGCATCTCGAAGACTATGTACTGGGAAAGATCCTCTCGACCGGAATCCCAATTGTTGGGATGATGGTCTTCGCTGTCGTGATGTTTCTGGCCACCGCGTCGTCCCGGGAACCTTCCCCCGCAAAGATCCAACAACGTCCAGCAGTTGCGCAGGCGGAACCTCAACTCTATCCGCCCGCCGTGGTGTCCGGGATCACTGGGGATGACGAGACCGCACTGACCATCGATCCCAGAAGCGATACAGACGACACGCTCCAGACCGGCCCCTCGCGGAACTCCAGAGAACGGAACTGAATTGCATGAAGCACGCCGCCTCCCTTTTTGTTCTCTGCGGAATCGTGTTGCTCGCCGCCGCTGCTCGCGCGGACGACGAAGCGCCAGCCGGCGACGGAATCCTGATCACCGTCACCCAGTACAAGGTCGATCAGACCGGCAAGCCGAAGGCTCTGCTCGAGATGGCTCATCAGGTGGTGGTCGGGGACTCGGCAGCACTCGATTCGGTCGTGCCGACAGTCATCGTGACGGAGCCTGATGCCCCCCGACAATTCGAGCTACTCGGCACCAGGATTGAATGTCAGACTCGTGCGGCCGGGAACGAGCAGGTCTCGCTCGACCTCAAAATCAAGCGGGTCGACCTGGTGAACGCCGGCCCGAAACAAGTCGTGCGGCGATACTCGATCCATGAGAAGCGATGCGTGAACTCCGAGGATACGTTCACGATCGACCACCTGCTTCCGGACAGGAACCATCATCTGTACGTGATCAAGATCGAAGATTTTCCGGTGATCGAACCCGAGTAGAAACCGATCGACGCGGTCGGGGATGGCTGGCGGGTTGACATCGCCGGCTCAGAAATGGATGTTGTCTCCGTCTGCATGCCCACGCTTGCCTGGGCATGGCACCCCCGGATTCACTATGGAACATTGCCATGCTGGCCAAACGCATCATTCCCTGCCTCGACGTTCACGCTGGTCGCGTCGTCAAAGGGGTCAACTTCCTGAACCTTCGCGACGCCGGTGATCCGGTGGAGATTGCTTCGCGGTATGAAGCCGAGGGAGCCGATGAACTCGTTTTTCTCGACATCACCGCCAGTCACGAAGAGCGCGATATCATTCTCGATATCGTGCAGCGGACGGCAGATGTCATCTTCATGCCGCTGACGGTCGGCGGGGGAATTCGCACGCTCGAAGATATTCGCACGCTGCTGAAATCGGGGTGCGACAAGGTTTCGATCAACTCGGCTGCCGTGAAAGATCCCGAGTTCGTGCGTCAGGCGGCTCTGCGATTCGGCAGCCAGTGCATTGTCGTGAACATCGACCCCAAGCGCATCATGAAAGACGGCGAAGAATTCTGGGACGTGCACATCAACGGCGGCCGCAAGCCGACCGGACTCGAAGCGGTCGAATGGGCGCGACGTGTTGAAGAACT from Rubinisphaera margarita encodes the following:
- a CDS encoding type II toxin-antitoxin system HicB family antitoxin, which codes for MVPPKYTAIIRRDGNFWIGWIEEVPGVNSQGETREELLSNLREALSEALEMSRV
- the hisF gene encoding imidazole glycerol phosphate synthase subunit HisF, yielding MLAKRIIPCLDVHAGRVVKGVNFLNLRDAGDPVEIASRYEAEGADELVFLDITASHEERDIILDIVQRTADVIFMPLTVGGGIRTLEDIRTLLKSGCDKVSINSAAVKDPEFVRQAALRFGSQCIVVNIDPKRIMKDGEEFWDVHINGGRKPTGLEAVEWARRVEELGAGEIVLTSMDADGTKDGFDIEITSAVAEAVSIPVVASGGCGSPEHMREVLTEGKADAALAASIFHYGEYTIAEAKDYLAEHGVVVRQPAQQ